In a genomic window of Pseudomonadota bacterium:
- the flgC gene encoding flagellar basal body rod protein FlgC — MSLFNIFDIAGSALSAQTVRLNVTASNLANAESVSSSVGETYRAREPVFQTVLDKLGDPASAGVRVAGIVESAAPLQRRFEPNHPQADADGNIFLPNVNVVEEMANMISASRSYQNSVEVFNTSKDLLLRTLTLGQ; from the coding sequence ATGTCGCTATTCAATATCTTTGACATCGCCGGGTCGGCGCTCAGCGCGCAAACCGTGCGCCTCAACGTCACCGCCAGCAACCTTGCCAATGCGGAGAGTGTTTCCAGTAGCGTGGGTGAGACCTACCGGGCGCGGGAGCCGGTGTTTCAAACCGTGCTCGACAAGTTGGGCGATCCCGCGTCAGCAGGTGTGCGCGTTGCCGGCATAGTCGAGAGTGCCGCCCCCTTGCAACGACGCTTCGAGCCCAATCACCCGCAGGCCGATGCCGACGGCAACATCTTTCTTCCCAACGTCAATGTGGTGGAGGAGATGGCCAACATGATCTCCGCGTCGCGCTCGTATCAGAACAGCGTCGAGGTCTTCAACACTTCCAAAGATCTGCTGCTGCGAACTCTCACACTGGGTCAGTAA
- a CDS encoding flagellar hook assembly protein FlgD, which produces MTTAIESDIFSALGLGAAQAQPTKANDQLLQEDFLKLMVAQLKNQDPMKPMESGEFLGDIAQFGTVSGIQDLQESFASLNSSVQSSQALQAAALVDRQVLVPMSRGQLESGGAISGAVELPASTSQLTLGVYDSAGALVRQISMGSQPAGLAQFQWDGLADNGTYAQPGLYQVRAETFYNGESTSATTLIEADVRSVTLGSGGRGLTVDLGVLGSVSLAQVRQIL; this is translated from the coding sequence ATGACGACGGCGATAGAAAGCGACATTTTTTCAGCCTTGGGCCTCGGTGCCGCGCAGGCACAACCGACCAAAGCGAACGATCAGCTCTTACAGGAGGATTTCCTGAAACTGATGGTGGCGCAGTTGAAGAATCAGGATCCCATGAAGCCCATGGAAAGCGGCGAGTTCCTTGGCGACATCGCGCAGTTCGGAACCGTTTCGGGTATCCAGGATCTGCAGGAGTCCTTCGCATCGTTGAATAGCTCCGTCCAATCGAGTCAGGCGCTGCAGGCCGCGGCCCTGGTGGACCGGCAGGTGCTGGTGCCGATGAGTCGCGGTCAGCTCGAGAGTGGCGGTGCCATCAGCGGTGCGGTCGAGCTTCCCGCCAGTACTTCACAGCTCACACTCGGTGTCTACGACAGTGCGGGTGCCCTGGTACGCCAGATCAGCATGGGCAGTCAGCCCGCCGGGTTGGCGCAGTTCCAGTGGGATGGGCTTGCCGACAACGGCACCTACGCGCAACCCGGGCTCTACCAGGTGCGAGCCGAAACGTTCTACAACGGCGAGAGCACCTCCGCCACCACGCTGATCGAAGCCGATGTGCGCAGCGTAACGCTGGGCAGTGGGGGACGGGGATTAACGGTCGATCTGGGAGTGCTCGGCTCGGTGAGCTTAGCGCAGGTCCGGCAGATTCTTTAA
- a CDS encoding flagellar hook protein FlgE, translating to MPFEIALTGMNAASADLSIIGNNIANSGTTGFKQSRGEFADIFAVSNLGTAGNAIGQGVQLSNVAQQFTQGNLSFTESPLDLAVSGEGFFRLNENGNTLYSRSGAFHADNQGYIVNNQNQRLTGFLADAAGNITGALGDMVISTANIAPSATATANLALNLDANATIIPAATLFTPADPATFNHSTSATIYDSLGNGLLATTYYRRTAANTWNSYLYVTPPGGTPIEIIPSGGVAGDPVVMGFNNAGVLTSVLPVGTVAGTSAAYTSTSLAAATGGANLNLELRYAGTSQYGSAFTVASLTQDGYPTGRLSSIDIEQDGTIFGRFTNGQSQVVGQVALSTFNNVQGLRQLGETSWAESFESGAALTGTAGTGTLGLIQSGALEESNVDLSQQLVKLITAQRNFQANAQVISTADQVTQTIINIR from the coding sequence ATGCCTTTCGAAATTGCACTAACCGGTATGAATGCCGCCAGCGCAGACCTCAGCATTATTGGCAACAACATCGCCAATAGCGGCACGACGGGGTTCAAGCAGTCACGCGGCGAGTTTGCCGACATCTTCGCCGTGAGCAACCTGGGTACCGCGGGTAACGCCATCGGTCAGGGTGTGCAGCTTTCCAACGTGGCCCAGCAGTTCACCCAGGGCAATCTGAGCTTTACCGAAAGCCCACTCGATCTGGCGGTGAGCGGCGAGGGATTCTTCCGTCTCAACGAAAACGGCAACACGCTCTATTCGCGATCCGGTGCCTTCCACGCCGACAATCAGGGTTACATCGTCAACAACCAGAATCAGCGCCTGACAGGTTTTCTGGCGGATGCGGCTGGCAATATCACCGGCGCACTCGGTGACATGGTTATCTCCACCGCCAATATCGCGCCCTCGGCAACTGCGACGGCGAATCTGGCGCTCAATCTGGATGCCAATGCCACCATCATTCCTGCGGCGACCTTGTTCACACCGGCCGACCCTGCGACGTTCAACCACTCCACCTCGGCAACCATATACGACTCGTTGGGCAACGGCTTGCTGGCGACGACCTACTACCGGCGTACTGCGGCCAATACCTGGAACAGTTACCTCTATGTGACACCCCCAGGGGGGACGCCAATCGAAATCATACCCTCTGGCGGCGTAGCGGGTGACCCGGTCGTTATGGGATTCAACAACGCAGGTGTGTTGACCTCGGTGCTACCCGTCGGCACGGTCGCCGGTACCAGTGCCGCCTATACCTCGACATCGCTGGCGGCTGCCACAGGCGGAGCGAACCTGAACCTGGAGCTCCGTTATGCAGGTACCTCTCAATACGGCAGCGCCTTCACGGTAGCCAGTCTGACACAGGACGGTTATCCGACCGGACGTCTGAGCAGCATCGACATCGAGCAGGACGGCACGATCTTCGGGCGTTTCACCAACGGCCAGTCACAGGTCGTCGGGCAGGTGGCGCTATCCACCTTCAACAATGTGCAGGGTCTGCGCCAGTTGGGCGAAACCAGTTGGGCGGAATCCTTTGAATCGGGCGCCGCGCTGACAGGTACGGCGGGAACCGGAACACTGGGATTGATCCAGTCCGGAGCGCTGGAGGAGTCCAACGTCGACCTCTCGCAGCAATTGGTGAAGTTGATCACTGCACAGCGCAACTTCCAGGCCAATGCGCAGGTGATCTCCACCGCGGATCAGGTCACTCAGACCATCATCAATATTCGTTAG
- the flgF gene encoding flagellar basal-body rod protein FlgF gives MDRMIYLAMNGAKQVMVAQSANAHNLANVNTAGFRADLNHFRAMAQFGDGQPSRVWSMSERPGVDLSFGSMQQTGRELDVAVAGHGWLAVQAPDGSEAYTRAGDLRVTPEGLLTTGAGYPVLGSGGPIALPQAEKIEIGADGTVSIRPVGQAATTLTEVDRIKLVDPPAAELEKLGDGLLRLRGGATAEPSAEVRLSSGVVESSNVNSVDALVNMIELARRFEMQVKLMKEAEDNDAASASLMRITG, from the coding sequence ATGGACCGCATGATCTATCTGGCCATGAACGGCGCCAAGCAGGTGATGGTGGCGCAGTCGGCCAACGCCCACAATCTGGCCAACGTCAACACCGCCGGATTCCGCGCCGATCTCAACCATTTCCGCGCCATGGCGCAGTTTGGCGACGGTCAACCCAGCCGGGTCTGGTCGATGAGCGAACGGCCGGGGGTGGATCTTTCCTTCGGCTCCATGCAGCAGACCGGCCGTGAGCTGGATGTCGCCGTCGCGGGTCATGGCTGGTTGGCCGTGCAGGCTCCCGATGGCAGCGAGGCCTATACCCGGGCGGGCGATCTCCGCGTTACACCCGAAGGTCTGTTGACCACCGGTGCCGGTTACCCGGTGTTGGGCAGTGGTGGTCCGATCGCTCTGCCGCAGGCCGAAAAAATCGAGATCGGGGCCGACGGTACCGTCTCGATTCGGCCGGTGGGACAGGCTGCCACGACACTCACCGAAGTCGATCGCATCAAGCTGGTCGATCCACCCGCGGCTGAACTTGAGAAACTGGGCGATGGGCTTTTGCGACTGCGTGGCGGGGCCACCGCAGAGCCCAGCGCCGAAGTTCGGCTCTCTTCGGGCGTCGTGGAGTCGAGCAACGTCAACTCCGTGGATGCGCTGGTCAACATGATCGAACTGGCGCGACGTTTTGAAATGCAGGTCAAGCTGATGAAAGAGGCTGAGGACAACGATGCCGCTTCAGCGTCACTGATGCGGATTACGGGCTAG
- the flgG gene encoding flagellar basal-body rod protein FlgG: protein MSSQSMWIAKTGLEAQQTRMSVISNNLANVNTTGFKRSRAVFADLLYQNVRQPGGQTSQDTQLPSGLQLGTGVRTVATEKTFTQGSLVQTANHLDVAIQGRGFFQILMPDGSVAYTRDGSYQMDAQGQIVTSSGYQLQPAITIPANTQSITIGTDGTVSVMVAGNTAPTNVGNIQLSDFINPTGLQPVGENLFKETAASGTPQTGTPGLTGLGTLVQASLESSNVNVVEELVNMIETQRAYEMNSKAISTADQMMQFVTNQL from the coding sequence ATGAGCAGTCAATCGATGTGGATCGCCAAGACGGGACTGGAAGCGCAGCAGACGCGCATGTCAGTCATCTCCAACAACCTGGCGAATGTGAACACGACCGGTTTCAAACGCAGCCGCGCTGTGTTTGCCGATCTGCTCTACCAGAACGTGCGCCAGCCGGGTGGCCAGACCTCCCAGGACACCCAGCTTCCCTCGGGCCTGCAGCTGGGGACCGGCGTGCGCACCGTGGCCACCGAGAAGACCTTTACCCAGGGCAGTCTGGTGCAGACCGCCAATCATCTCGATGTCGCTATTCAGGGACGCGGCTTTTTTCAGATTCTGATGCCCGACGGTAGCGTTGCCTACACCCGTGACGGTTCGTATCAGATGGATGCCCAGGGGCAGATCGTCACCTCCAGCGGCTATCAATTGCAGCCGGCGATCACCATTCCCGCCAACACCCAGAGCATCACGATCGGTACCGATGGCACGGTTTCGGTGATGGTGGCCGGTAATACCGCACCGACCAATGTCGGCAACATACAGTTGAGCGATTTCATCAACCCGACCGGTTTGCAGCCGGTGGGTGAGAACCTGTTCAAAGAGACCGCCGCCAGCGGTACGCCGCAGACCGGGACACCGGGTCTGACCGGATTGGGCACCCTGGTGCAGGCATCGCTGGAGTCCTCCAACGTCAATGTGGTGGAGGAACTGGTCAACATGATCGAGACTCAGCGTGCCTACGAAATGAATTCCAAGGCCATCTCCACGGCCGATCAGATGATGCAGTTCGTGACCAACCAACTGTGA
- a CDS encoding flagellar basal body L-ring protein FlgH, which produces MNNTARQLCIVISVWMLSGCVASQPVRDPAYAPPRPALPETSRVNNGAIYQTGFGVRLFEDQRARRVGDILTITLQETTNATKSNSTKTAKDNEVDIAGPTLLGGPVTKDGKEFLAANLDSNQEFEGSGESSQSNRLTGNITVTVVEVLPNGYLMVRGEKVLTLNRGDEFVRLSGIVRPVDIRSNNTVLSTQVADAQIIYSGSGEVADASKHGWLSKFFLAFWPF; this is translated from the coding sequence ATGAATAACACAGCGCGCCAACTGTGCATTGTGATCAGCGTGTGGATGCTGAGCGGCTGCGTGGCCAGCCAGCCGGTGCGCGATCCTGCTTATGCGCCGCCGCGTCCCGCGCTGCCGGAGACCAGCCGCGTCAATAACGGCGCCATCTACCAGACGGGTTTCGGCGTGCGGCTGTTTGAGGATCAGCGCGCGCGACGCGTCGGTGACATCCTTACCATCACGTTGCAGGAGACCACCAACGCCACCAAGAGCAACAGTACCAAAACCGCAAAGGACAACGAGGTCGACATCGCCGGGCCGACGCTGTTGGGTGGGCCCGTCACCAAGGACGGGAAAGAGTTCCTCGCCGCCAACCTGGATTCCAACCAGGAGTTCGAAGGCAGCGGCGAAAGCAGCCAGAGCAACCGCCTGACGGGCAACATCACAGTCACCGTCGTCGAAGTGCTGCCCAATGGCTATCTCATGGTGCGTGGTGAGAAGGTGCTGACGTTGAACCGAGGGGACGAGTTCGTGCGTTTATCGGGCATCGTGCGCCCGGTTGATATCCGCTCCAACAATACGGTGCTCTCCACCCAGGTGGCCGATGCGCAGATCATCTACTCCGGCTCCGGCGAGGTGGCCGATGCCAGCAAGCATGGCTGGCTGTCGAAGTTCTTTCTGGCCTTCTGGCCCTTCTGA
- a CDS encoding flagellar basal body P-ring protein FlgI: MTIMVLLFATLFATSAVFAERVKDLATVAGVRNNQLVGYGLVVGLDGTGDQTSQTPFTVQSIKSMLAQFGVVVPPETNLQLKNVAAVTVHANLPPFAKPGQTIDVTVSSLGNAKSLRGGSLLMAPLRGADGELYAIAQGNLVVGGFGAAGADGSSITVNVPSAGRIPNGATVERAVANPFLDGSQLTLNLHRHDFTTAYRLAAAVNRVVGKGTARPVDGTSVEVNVPQDPAQRVAFVALLEGVELEPGEAPARVIINSRTGTVVIGSHVRVMPAAVSHGNLIVTISEEADVSQPAPLAGGTTTVVPRSRVELAQEKNRMFLFSPGVQLNDIVRAVNLVGAAPGDLVAILEALREAGALRAELVVI; encoded by the coding sequence ATGACCATCATGGTGCTGCTCTTCGCCACGCTGTTTGCCACCAGCGCGGTGTTTGCCGAGCGCGTCAAAGATCTCGCAACAGTGGCGGGAGTGCGCAACAACCAGCTGGTCGGGTACGGGCTGGTGGTGGGGCTCGACGGCACCGGCGACCAGACCAGCCAGACGCCGTTCACGGTCCAGAGCATCAAGAGCATGCTCGCGCAGTTCGGTGTCGTTGTCCCTCCGGAGACCAATTTGCAGCTCAAGAACGTGGCCGCGGTAACGGTACATGCCAACCTGCCGCCCTTCGCCAAACCCGGTCAGACCATCGATGTGACGGTCTCCTCCCTGGGCAATGCCAAGAGTCTGCGGGGTGGCAGCCTGCTGATGGCGCCGTTACGCGGTGCGGACGGTGAGCTTTACGCCATCGCGCAGGGCAACCTGGTGGTAGGTGGATTCGGTGCGGCCGGCGCCGATGGTTCGAGCATCACGGTCAATGTGCCGAGTGCGGGGCGTATTCCCAATGGTGCGACCGTGGAGCGTGCCGTGGCCAATCCGTTCCTCGACGGCAGCCAGCTCACGCTCAATCTGCACCGGCATGATTTCACCACCGCTTATCGTCTGGCGGCGGCCGTCAATCGGGTGGTGGGCAAAGGCACGGCACGTCCCGTGGATGGCACCTCTGTGGAGGTCAACGTACCGCAGGATCCGGCACAGCGTGTCGCCTTTGTGGCGCTGCTCGAGGGGGTGGAGCTGGAGCCCGGCGAGGCGCCTGCGCGCGTGATCATCAACTCGCGTACCGGCACGGTGGTGATAGGCAGCCATGTGCGGGTTATGCCAGCCGCGGTATCGCACGGCAATCTCATCGTCACCATCAGCGAGGAGGCCGATGTCAGTCAGCCGGCGCCGCTTGCCGGTGGCACCACCACTGTGGTGCCGCGCAGTCGTGTGGAGCTGGCGCAGGAGAAGAATCGCATGTTCCTCTTCAGCCCCGGCGTGCAGCTCAACGACATCGTCCGGGCGGTCAATCTGGTGGGTGCTGCGCCGGGTGATCTGGTGGCTATTCTCGAAGCTTTGCGCGAGGCCGGTGCGCTGCGTGCCGAGCTGGTCGTCATCTAG
- a CDS encoding flagellar assembly peptidoglycan hydrolase FlgJ, translating to MSVAPSAAVYTDFSGLAALRGRAQSDEQKALGEVAKQFEAIFMQMMLKSMRAASLGEGIFDNDQSEQYRDLLDSQLSISLSQGRGMGLADAIVRQLGGEAGVRPTSEVRGPLLPAPVSPHTRLTPGADQEVTAAPEPQSQATLPARFDSPEGFIEALFPYAAKAARLLGLGPEVLIAQSALETGWGKAVIADARGASSHNLFNIKADSRWDGPVVAKNTLEYVDGVAVRERALFRRYDSPEQSFQDYVAFLQGSARYASALTEAGDAKGFVRALQNAGYATDPAYANKISAILDRFKSGELPPIPSS from the coding sequence ATGAGTGTTGCGCCCTCCGCTGCGGTCTACACCGATTTTTCCGGTCTGGCGGCGCTGCGTGGCCGCGCGCAAAGCGATGAGCAAAAGGCTCTCGGGGAGGTCGCGAAACAATTCGAAGCGATCTTCATGCAGATGATGCTGAAGAGCATGCGCGCAGCGAGTCTGGGTGAAGGCATCTTTGACAATGACCAGAGCGAACAGTACCGGGACCTGCTCGATTCGCAGCTCTCGATCTCGCTGTCGCAGGGACGCGGGATGGGATTGGCGGATGCGATCGTGCGTCAGCTCGGGGGCGAGGCCGGAGTTCGACCCACCTCGGAGGTGCGAGGCCCGTTGTTGCCTGCGCCGGTATCGCCGCACACCCGGTTGACGCCTGGTGCTGATCAGGAAGTGACGGCGGCCCCTGAGCCGCAGTCGCAGGCGACCCTGCCCGCACGGTTCGACTCTCCCGAAGGTTTCATCGAGGCGTTGTTCCCCTACGCGGCCAAGGCAGCGCGGCTGCTGGGCCTGGGTCCGGAGGTGCTTATCGCCCAGTCGGCACTCGAAACCGGCTGGGGCAAGGCGGTGATCGCTGATGCGCGGGGTGCGAGCAGCCACAATCTGTTCAACATCAAGGCGGATAGTCGCTGGGATGGTCCGGTGGTGGCCAAGAATACCCTGGAGTATGTGGATGGCGTTGCCGTGCGCGAGCGCGCTCTGTTTCGCCGCTACGATTCCCCCGAACAGAGTTTTCAGGATTATGTGGCCTTTCTGCAAGGCAGCGCCCGCTACGCATCGGCGCTGACGGAGGCGGGGGACGCCAAGGGTTTCGTGCGGGCGTTGCAGAATGCCGGTTACGCCACCGATCCCGCCTATGCGAACAAGATCAGCGCCATTCTCGACCGGTTCAAGTCCGGTGAGCTGCCGCCGATACCCTCTTCGTAG